A genomic window from Purpureocillium takamizusanense chromosome 2, complete sequence includes:
- a CDS encoding tRNA-guanosine(34) preQ(1) transglycosylase (COG:A~EggNog:ENOG503NUTA), whose translation MFGIKKMASNISSSPALTFELVARCSTTRARASNVTLPHGPVQLPMFMPVATQASLKGITPQQLEETGCRLCLNNTYHLGLKPGKEVLDAVGGAHKLQGWKYNILTDSGGFQMVSLLKLAKITEEGVRFLSPHDGSPMLLTPEHSISLQNTIGSDIIMQLDDVLVTTSPDAARMREAMERSVRWLDRCIAAHKNPDRQNLFCIIQGGLDLEMRRECTREMLARDTPGIAIGGLSGGEAKADYCRVVATCTALLPDLKPRYVMGIGYPEDLVVSVALGADMFDCVWPTRTARFGNAVTKMGALNIRNSKYANDFGPIEPGCGCMCCRAGDGGMGITRAFVHHNASKETVAAHLLTIHNVWYQLNLMREVRQSIIEDRFPAYIRNFFAGLYENKTEYPSWAVEALQGVGVDLTVDG comes from the exons ATGTTCGGCATCAAAAAGATGGCCTCCAACATTTCTTCCTCTCCGGCCCTTACCTTTGAGCTCGTTGCCCGCTGTTCG ACAACAAGGGCCCGAGCATCAAACGTCACGCTCCCTCATGGCCCGGTGCAGCTTCCCATGTTCATGCCTGTCGCGACCCAAGCGTCGCTGAAGGGAATTACGCCACAGCAGCTGGAAGAAACGGGCTGCCGATTATGCCTAAACAACACATACCACCTTGGGCTCAAGCCTGGCAAGGAGGTGCTGGACGCAGTCGGAGGAGCGCACAAGCTTCAAGGCTGGAAATACAACATACTCACAGATAGTGGAGG TTTCCAGATGGTCAGTCTGCTCAAGCTGGCCAAGATCACGGAAGAGGGCGTGCGGTTTCTGAGCCCTCACGATGGCTCGCCGATGCTGCTGACGCCGGAGCACTCCATCTCTCTACAAAACACAATCGGCAGCGACATCATCATGCAGCTCGACGATGTCTTGGTTACGACGTCGCCTGATGCGGCACGCATGCGTGAGGCAATGGAGCGCAGCGTGCGATGGCTGGACCGGTGCATTGCGGCACATAAGAACCCTGACCGTCAGAACCTGTTCTGCATCATCCAAGGCGGACTTGACCTCGAAATGCGACGGGAATGCACCAGAGAAATGTTGGCGCGGGACACGCctggcatcgccatcggcggaCTCAGCGgaggcgaggccaaggcagACTActgccgcgtcgtcgcgacaTGCACGGCCTTGCTCCCGGACCTGAAGCCGCGGTACGTTATGGGTATTGGCTACCCCGAGGACCTGGTCGTGAGCGTCGCCCTGGGAGCAGACATGTTCGACTGCGTGTggccgacgcggacggcGCGGTTCGGCAACGCGGTCACGAAGATGGGCGCCCTCAACATTCGCAATTCGAAATACGCAAATGACTTTGGCCCGATCGAGCCGGGCTGCGGATGCATGtgctgccgggcgggcgacggcggcatgggcatcaCACGGGCGTTTGTGCACCACAACGCGTCCAAggagacggtggcggcgcacCTACTGACGATACACAACGTGTGGTACCAGCTCAACCTCATGAGGGAAGTGCGGCAGTCCATCATCGAGGACCGGTTCCCGGCGTACATTCGCAATTTCTTTGCTGGACTGTACGAGAACAAGACGGAGTATCCTTCTTGGGCGGTCGAAGCATTGCAAGGTGTTGGCGTAGATTTGACAGTAGACGGATAG